A single genomic interval of Chloracidobacterium validum harbors:
- a CDS encoding FecCD family ABC transporter permease: MTGVTTLTTSASAHRLTRGWLIGGLAGTLALVVLFASGIGAVAITPMQSLAILAEWLGVDLGVPFSEQQKAVLLTIRLPRVLFGVLVGAGLALAGAVMQGVFRNPLADPGIIGVSSGAALAAVLCIRANGWLFGKSGGWLAVYQLPIAAFLGGSLATFVVYRLARREGTLSVGLLLLAGIALAMLTEALRGALIFAATDDQLRSVTFWSLGSLGGASWSHLAVVALLVLPAMVWLGRLARPLDALLLGESEARHLGFDVTTVTRTAMVAATLIVGAAVAFAGVIGFVGLVAPHLIRLAAGPGHRTLLPASALLGAGLVVLADLLARTVVSPAEMPLGVVTASLGAPCFLWLLLRERGFRS; encoded by the coding sequence ATGACCGGTGTCACAACCCTGACAACCAGCGCTTCAGCGCACCGACTCACACGCGGATGGCTCATCGGTGGACTGGCCGGCACGCTCGCCCTCGTGGTCTTGTTTGCCAGTGGCATTGGGGCGGTTGCCATCACGCCCATGCAAAGCCTGGCTATCCTGGCCGAGTGGCTCGGCGTTGACCTCGGCGTGCCCTTCAGCGAACAGCAAAAGGCCGTGTTGCTGACCATTCGTCTGCCACGGGTGCTGTTTGGCGTCCTGGTTGGCGCCGGGTTGGCGTTGGCCGGCGCGGTGATGCAGGGTGTGTTTCGGAATCCACTGGCCGACCCCGGCATCATCGGCGTTTCGAGTGGCGCGGCGCTGGCCGCCGTTCTCTGCATTCGCGCCAACGGATGGCTGTTTGGCAAGTCAGGTGGCTGGTTGGCGGTCTATCAACTGCCCATCGCGGCCTTTCTTGGCGGAAGTCTGGCGACCTTCGTCGTGTATCGGTTGGCGCGGCGCGAGGGGACGCTTTCCGTTGGATTGCTGTTGTTGGCTGGCATCGCGCTGGCGATGTTGACCGAGGCGCTTCGCGGCGCGCTGATCTTCGCGGCTACCGACGATCAGCTACGCAGTGTGACCTTCTGGAGTCTCGGTAGCTTGGGCGGGGCGTCGTGGAGCCACCTGGCGGTCGTCGCCCTGCTGGTTTTGCCGGCGATGGTGTGGTTAGGGCGTCTGGCGCGTCCGCTCGATGCGTTGCTGCTGGGGGAGTCTGAGGCGCGGCACCTCGGATTTGACGTGACCACCGTCACCCGGACGGCCATGGTGGCGGCGACGTTGATTGTCGGCGCGGCGGTTGCCTTTGCCGGCGTCATCGGTTTCGTCGGACTGGTTGCGCCGCACCTGATTCGCCTGGCGGCCGGGCCGGGGCATCGTACGTTACTGCCGGCCTCGGCTTTGCTCGGCGCCGGTTTGGTGGTGTTGGCCGACTTGTTGGCGCGAACCGTGGTCAGCCCGGCCGAGATGCCCCTTGGGGTCGTCACGGCCAGCTTGGGCGCGCCCTGTTTTTTATGGCTCCTGCTCAGGGAGCGAGGGTTTAGGTCATGA
- a CDS encoding heme ABC transporter ATP-binding protein, translated as MMLEARQIGVAWGGKPLLDQVSVKFVPGEVTALLGPNGAGKSTLLKVLSGDLAPTQGAVYLDGRPLASWSLLERARRRAVLPQESSLAFPFTAFEVVLLGRAPHVALRETPQDAEIARQAMKQTSTEHLAGRSYPSLSGGERQRVQFARSLAQIWDALPDGAARWLLLDEPTASLDLAHQYEAMAVARQLAQDGVGVIVVLHDLNLAAYAADYVVLLERGRVAAEGRPEEVLTAERIRLVFGLEVLVSRHPRHGQPCIVPLPPSLPSRERRAASQPTAAQVLRFRLLAP; from the coding sequence ATGATGCTTGAAGCGCGTCAGATTGGCGTCGCCTGGGGCGGCAAGCCGCTGCTCGATCAGGTGTCGGTGAAGTTTGTCCCAGGGGAAGTCACAGCCCTGCTGGGACCAAATGGCGCCGGGAAGTCAACCCTGCTCAAGGTCCTGTCGGGCGATCTCGCGCCGACGCAGGGAGCGGTCTATCTGGACGGCCGGCCGCTGGCTAGCTGGTCACTGCTTGAGCGGGCGCGCCGCCGAGCTGTTTTGCCCCAGGAATCGTCGCTTGCCTTCCCGTTCACGGCGTTTGAAGTCGTTTTGCTTGGGCGCGCCCCCCATGTCGCCTTGCGTGAAACACCGCAGGACGCCGAGATTGCCCGACAAGCCATGAAACAGACGAGCACTGAGCATCTGGCGGGGCGAAGCTATCCTTCCCTTTCCGGCGGGGAACGGCAGCGCGTCCAGTTTGCGCGGTCGCTTGCCCAAATTTGGGATGCCCTGCCGGATGGCGCGGCCCGCTGGCTGCTCCTCGATGAACCGACCGCCAGCCTTGACCTAGCGCACCAGTATGAAGCCATGGCCGTTGCGCGCCAGCTCGCGCAGGATGGGGTTGGCGTGATTGTCGTACTTCACGATCTGAACCTGGCCGCCTATGCCGCAGACTACGTGGTGCTGCTCGAACGCGGGCGTGTGGCGGCCGAAGGCCGGCCCGAGGAAGTCTTGACTGCCGAACGCATCCGGTTGGTGTTTGGCCTGGAGGTGCTGGTGAGTCGCCATCCGCGCCACGGGCAACCCTGCATTGTCCCCCTTCCGCCCAGCCTGCCAAGCCGCGAGCGGCGCGCCGCATCCCAGCCGACGGCCGCGCAGGTCCTCCGGTTTCGGCTGCTTGCGCCGTAG
- a CDS encoding ABC-F family ATP-binding cassette domain-containing protein: protein MLFRFEDVHKSYGGHDILRGVTCQVNAGEKIGLVGRNGAGKSTMLRLLCGLDQPDRGRVARMNNLSFGLLEQHPHFPPEVTVIEAALSVFAELQAMERTMRQLEHDMAEPGADPDHLAATLDRYSDLQHRFEEQGGFTYPARTEEVLLGLGFTKDDFSKPAVRLSGGQQGRLHLGMLLLRQPDILLLDEPTNHLDLRAIEWLENFLNGYEAAYLVISHDRFFLDQVTTRTIELDRGKTLSYEGGFTEYIAKRDALREIQQRHYEKQQEEIARQEEFIRRNIAGQKTKQAKSRRNLLARMERLEAATVDAAQGNFSMKHVPRSGEWVLTLEDLRVGYQGKAVAGPFNLVVRRGEKLGIVGPNGAGKTTLLKTLLGVLPPVTGALRWGNGVKTAYYDQRLESLTLANSIFAELQSLNPSATELELRSFLAQFLFTGDDVLKPIKVLSGGERGRLALAKLIYSRSNVLILDEPTNHLDIPSCEALEMALVQYPGTCLIVSHDRYFLDNVATRLLWLEPGSSRDFDGSYSELWEIRQAEQRDMARRAKPATAPSPDLAPPVAQSATTGKPATKKKPKGKSRRVETIESDIARAEADLSSISAALATPEVAADPVRYGEWHRQYETLTQQLEGLYAEWEEAAATGM, encoded by the coding sequence ATGTTGTTTCGCTTTGAAGACGTACACAAAAGCTACGGCGGACATGACATCCTCCGGGGCGTCACCTGCCAAGTCAATGCCGGCGAAAAGATCGGTCTGGTGGGACGCAATGGCGCGGGCAAATCCACCATGCTCCGGCTGCTGTGCGGGCTTGACCAACCCGACCGTGGCCGCGTCGCCCGCATGAACAACCTGTCGTTCGGCCTTCTGGAACAGCACCCACACTTTCCACCGGAGGTGACGGTCATCGAAGCGGCCCTGAGCGTCTTTGCCGAGCTACAGGCGATGGAACGCACCATGCGCCAACTCGAACACGACATGGCCGAGCCGGGTGCCGACCCAGACCACCTGGCCGCCACACTCGACCGCTACAGCGACCTCCAGCACCGCTTTGAAGAACAGGGTGGCTTCACCTACCCAGCCCGCACCGAGGAAGTTTTGCTTGGACTGGGCTTTACTAAGGATGATTTTTCTAAGCCGGCCGTCCGCCTGAGTGGTGGACAGCAAGGGCGCTTACATCTGGGGATGCTCCTGCTGCGACAGCCGGACATTTTGTTGCTCGATGAGCCCACGAACCACCTCGATTTGCGCGCTATCGAGTGGCTGGAGAACTTCCTCAACGGTTACGAAGCGGCTTATCTCGTCATCTCGCACGACCGCTTTTTCCTCGATCAGGTGACGACCCGCACCATCGAGCTGGACCGCGGAAAAACCCTCTCCTACGAAGGGGGCTTCACGGAATACATTGCCAAACGGGACGCCCTGCGCGAAATCCAGCAGCGCCACTACGAAAAGCAGCAGGAAGAGATTGCCCGCCAGGAAGAGTTCATCCGGCGCAACATAGCCGGTCAAAAAACCAAGCAAGCCAAGTCGCGGCGTAACCTGCTGGCCCGGATGGAGCGGCTGGAAGCCGCCACCGTGGACGCGGCCCAGGGCAACTTCTCGATGAAGCACGTCCCGCGCTCTGGCGAGTGGGTTCTGACCTTGGAAGACCTCCGCGTTGGCTATCAGGGCAAAGCCGTTGCCGGTCCCTTCAACCTAGTGGTGCGCCGGGGTGAAAAGCTGGGCATCGTCGGGCCGAACGGCGCGGGCAAGACGACCTTGCTCAAAACCCTGCTCGGAGTCCTGCCGCCGGTGACGGGGGCGCTACGCTGGGGCAACGGTGTCAAGACGGCGTACTACGATCAACGGCTGGAATCGCTGACGCTGGCCAACTCGATTTTTGCCGAACTCCAGAGCCTCAACCCATCGGCCACCGAGCTTGAGCTGCGGTCGTTTCTTGCCCAGTTTTTGTTTACCGGCGATGACGTTCTCAAGCCCATCAAGGTGCTATCCGGGGGCGAGCGGGGACGCCTGGCGCTGGCGAAACTGATCTACAGCCGCTCAAACGTGCTCATCCTCGACGAACCGACCAACCACCTCGACATTCCCTCCTGTGAGGCACTGGAAATGGCGCTCGTGCAGTATCCGGGCACCTGCTTGATCGTTTCACATGACCGGTATTTTCTCGACAACGTAGCGACGCGCCTACTGTGGCTCGAACCGGGCAGCAGCCGTGATTTTGACGGCAGTTACAGCGAGCTGTGGGAAATCCGGCAGGCAGAGCAGCGGGACATGGCCCGGCGAGCCAAACCGGCTACCGCGCCTTCGCCGGACCTAGCGCCTCCGGTAGCCCAATCGGCGACAACCGGCAAACCGGCGACGAAGAAGAAACCCAAGGGGAAGTCACGCCGCGTCGAAACCATCGAGTCCGACATTGCCCGCGCCGAAGCGGATTTATCGAGCATCTCAGCCGCCCTGGCGACGCCCGAAGTCGCCGCCGATCCCGTCCGGTATGGCGAATGGCACCGGCAGTACGAAACCCTCACGCAGCAGCTCGAAGGGCTTTACGCCGAATGGGAAGAAGCGGCGGCGACGGGGATGTGA
- a CDS encoding phosphoesterase: MRVKVFYHDHCFDGACSAAVFACFYRRAFDAQAEFSYAGLMHRPGGSFGDMRFDADEHAILDFKFHPSERITWWFDHHQSAFLTVVDEALFRADTSGKKFFDPSYKSCTKFIADIAQARFGVDLPELSELVYWADIIDGAQYPDAETAVNLAAPAMQLTLVLEGSKDHRLRQFIVRALQSASLADVAAEPSVRAAFEPIRARHERAIEIFRRVGECHDGVVFFDLTDQDIEGYNKFIAYWLYPQARYSVSVSRGGHRSKVSVGYNPWSGRQRDHNIASICERYGGGGHAVVGAVSLAPEDLERAKVIAREIAAELRDDHCATSS, encoded by the coding sequence ATGAGAGTGAAAGTTTTCTACCACGACCACTGCTTTGATGGCGCGTGTTCGGCGGCGGTTTTCGCGTGCTTTTATCGCCGGGCTTTTGATGCGCAGGCTGAGTTTAGCTATGCCGGATTGATGCATCGTCCTGGTGGCAGTTTTGGCGACATGCGCTTCGATGCCGATGAGCATGCCATTCTGGATTTCAAGTTTCATCCAAGCGAAAGAATCACCTGGTGGTTTGACCATCACCAAAGCGCTTTCCTGACGGTTGTGGACGAAGCCCTGTTTCGCGCCGACACAAGCGGCAAGAAGTTTTTCGACCCAAGTTATAAATCCTGCACGAAGTTCATTGCCGACATTGCCCAGGCGCGTTTTGGCGTGGATTTGCCAGAGCTGAGCGAGTTGGTTTACTGGGCCGACATCATTGATGGCGCGCAGTATCCAGACGCTGAAACGGCCGTCAACTTGGCGGCTCCGGCGATGCAGTTGACGCTGGTTCTCGAAGGCTCGAAGGATCACAGGCTGCGTCAATTTATCGTTCGCGCGCTTCAGTCGGCATCGCTGGCCGACGTTGCGGCCGAGCCGTCCGTGCGGGCCGCGTTTGAACCGATTCGAGCGCGTCATGAGCGCGCCATTGAAATCTTTCGGCGCGTTGGCGAGTGTCACGACGGCGTGGTGTTTTTCGATTTGACCGACCAGGATATTGAAGGTTACAACAAGTTCATTGCTTACTGGCTTTACCCGCAGGCACGCTATAGCGTGAGCGTCAGTCGCGGCGGGCATCGGTCGAAAGTTTCGGTTGGTTACAATCCGTGGAGCGGACGCCAACGCGACCACAACATCGCCAGCATTTGTGAGCGGTATGGCGGTGGCGGCCACGCAGTGGTTGGGGCCGTTTCGCTTGCCCCGGAGGACCTGGAGCGCGCCAAGGTGATTGCCCGCGAAATTGCCGCCGAGTTACGGGATGACCATTGCGCTACGTCGAGTTAG
- a CDS encoding NAD(P)H-hydrate dehydratase — translation MQPILSAAHMADVDRLTTEQFGIPGLLLMENAAVGAVLAIEQQFGPIQRRRVRIFCGKGNNGGDGAAVARQLWMRGARVEVLLFGKRETARGDARVNFDIVARLAEASSRLRMVEVQNEAEFTSVLESSKSRFNLHIDALFGTGLTRGLEGLFVKVVEYINSTRAYIPVCALDLPSGLAADSPHPVGVHVIADLTVTFTAPKIANILPPAGHVNGKLQVVDIGSPPHLARATERHRATYYRITELGVRDYLIRTCRMPDAHKGHLGHVLLLAGSRGKTGAAALSGEAVLRAGAGLLTIAISASAQALLVSQCLPEAMTLPLPDDGQGQLTEDGLQAAFAAANQHTVCAVGPGLGTEPTTRRLVQRIVQEGQVPTVLDADALNCLSPWQSGRGTAERPIILTPHPGEMARLLGVPVNDILVDRLGAARRLATAYHLFVVLKGYYSLVATPEGDVYINPTGNAGMATGGSGDVLTGILAGLLAQTPHLPLEATLAAVYLHGHAGDLAQEALGERALVASDILRFFPQSLKHHTQVS, via the coding sequence ATGCAGCCCATTCTTTCTGCTGCTCACATGGCCGACGTTGATCGGTTGACCACTGAGCAGTTCGGCATTCCGGGTTTATTGTTGATGGAAAACGCTGCCGTCGGTGCCGTTTTGGCCATCGAGCAACAGTTTGGGCCAATCCAAAGGCGGCGCGTCCGAATCTTTTGTGGCAAAGGCAACAATGGGGGCGATGGCGCGGCGGTTGCGCGTCAACTCTGGATGCGCGGCGCGCGCGTCGAAGTTCTCCTGTTTGGAAAGCGTGAAACCGCCCGCGGCGATGCGCGCGTCAATTTTGACATTGTCGCGCGGTTGGCCGAGGCTTCATCACGGCTCCGCATGGTCGAGGTGCAGAATGAGGCCGAGTTTACCTCGGTTTTGGAAAGCAGTAAGTCCCGTTTCAATCTGCACATTGATGCCCTGTTCGGAACCGGACTCACGCGCGGGCTGGAAGGCCTGTTTGTCAAGGTCGTAGAGTACATCAACAGCACCCGGGCTTATATTCCGGTCTGCGCGCTCGATTTGCCCTCTGGGTTAGCGGCCGATTCGCCGCACCCGGTCGGGGTTCACGTGATTGCCGACCTGACCGTGACATTTACGGCCCCGAAGATCGCCAACATTTTGCCTCCGGCCGGTCATGTCAACGGCAAGTTGCAGGTTGTGGACATTGGCTCTCCACCGCACCTAGCACGTGCAACCGAGCGTCATCGCGCCACCTATTACCGTATTACCGAGCTTGGCGTACGGGACTACCTCATCCGTACCTGCCGGATGCCGGATGCCCACAAGGGCCACCTCGGCCATGTTTTGCTGCTTGCTGGCTCACGTGGCAAAACCGGCGCGGCGGCGCTGTCTGGGGAGGCAGTGTTACGTGCCGGGGCCGGGTTGCTCACGATTGCGATCTCGGCGAGCGCTCAGGCATTGCTGGTGAGTCAATGCTTGCCGGAAGCCATGACGCTGCCCCTGCCGGATGACGGCCAGGGACAGTTGACCGAGGACGGGCTGCAAGCCGCCTTTGCGGCTGCCAACCAGCATACGGTGTGCGCCGTTGGCCCGGGGCTTGGAACCGAGCCGACCACGCGCCGCCTGGTGCAGCGGATTGTGCAGGAAGGTCAAGTGCCAACGGTGCTCGATGCCGATGCGCTCAACTGCTTGTCGCCCTGGCAGTCCGGGCGCGGCACGGCGGAGCGTCCGATCATCCTCACGCCGCATCCAGGGGAAATGGCGCGTCTGCTTGGCGTACCGGTCAATGACATTCTGGTTGACCGGCTGGGCGCGGCGCGGCGACTGGCGACGGCCTATCACCTCTTCGTGGTGCTCAAGGGCTACTATTCGCTCGTTGCTACCCCGGAAGGTGATGTGTATATCAATCCCACCGGCAATGCCGGGATGGCAACCGGTGGCAGTGGGGACGTGCTGACCGGTATCCTCGCCGGACTTCTGGCGCAAACGCCCCACCTGCCGCTCGAAGCAACGTTGGCGGCGGTGTACCTGCACGGCCATGCGGGCGACCTTGCCCAGGAAGCCTTGGGTGAACGGGCATTGGTAGCCTCCGACATCCTGCGGTTCTTCCCGCAGTCTCTCAAGCATCACACCCAAGTGAGCTAA
- a CDS encoding peroxiredoxin family protein — MASVLIGVVLFWSGTAVAQTALAPEEARKMMTNVVETYRGLASYRATVKVGSSVFGTPDAEVFVGVKDQTRLAVTIKTAEAEWRSVYGPEGLFSYSTKDAGRYVRHPMPDAADVTVEKLYGLSELRGLYFTLDIWSGQNPMDALANSLLETTVARSPDRPLTTITCVLKNPNGQVAFTFDHERNWLQSVRSEVRTGKGPPVVFTEVVMAFEPMATEADVAFAPPPTAERFEIPAPPGNYDRALKPGAKPFAFEAKDTNGKSVSLDDYRGRVVLIDFWATWCSPCVAEVPVLKAVYEKYKARGFEVLSISLDDEDTQPGVAAFVKRNKMDWRHICDGQGWKTPIAQRYGVRAIPFTVLVGRDGRITAVNVRGESLEPAVKAALAK; from the coding sequence GTGGCCAGCGTTTTGATCGGGGTGGTGCTGTTCTGGAGCGGAACGGCCGTGGCCCAAACTGCGCTCGCGCCCGAAGAAGCCAGAAAGATGATGACCAACGTCGTCGAGACGTACCGGGGACTGGCGTCCTACCGGGCCACCGTCAAGGTGGGCAGCTCGGTCTTTGGAACACCTGATGCCGAAGTCTTCGTCGGTGTCAAGGACCAGACGCGCCTGGCGGTGACCATCAAAACGGCTGAGGCGGAATGGCGGAGCGTGTATGGACCCGAAGGACTGTTTAGCTACTCGACCAAGGACGCTGGCCGGTACGTCCGGCATCCCATGCCCGACGCCGCCGACGTGACGGTTGAGAAGCTCTATGGTCTGTCTGAGTTGCGGGGTTTGTATTTCACGCTGGATATTTGGTCTGGACAGAACCCGATGGACGCCCTGGCCAATAGTCTTTTGGAAACGACCGTCGCGCGTTCGCCGGATCGGCCACTCACCACCATCACCTGTGTCTTGAAGAATCCGAACGGTCAAGTGGCCTTCACGTTTGACCATGAGCGGAACTGGCTTCAGTCAGTACGCAGTGAGGTACGGACTGGGAAAGGTCCGCCGGTCGTGTTTACGGAAGTGGTAATGGCGTTTGAGCCGATGGCCACCGAAGCCGATGTGGCCTTTGCGCCTCCGCCGACGGCCGAGCGATTTGAGATTCCGGCCCCGCCTGGCAACTATGACCGGGCGCTCAAGCCAGGCGCGAAACCTTTTGCCTTCGAGGCGAAAGACACGAACGGCAAGTCGGTATCGCTGGATGATTACCGCGGCCGCGTCGTGCTGATTGACTTTTGGGCGACTTGGTGCAGCCCCTGCGTCGCCGAGGTGCCGGTTTTGAAGGCCGTTTACGAAAAATACAAAGCCCGGGGCTTTGAGGTGTTGAGCATTTCGCTGGATGATGAAGACACCCAACCGGGGGTGGCGGCTTTCGTCAAGCGGAACAAGATGGATTGGCGTCACATTTGCGATGGGCAGGGTTGGAAAACCCCGATTGCCCAGCGATACGGCGTACGCGCCATTCCATTCACCGTGCTGGTTGGGCGGGATGGTCGCATCACGGCGGTCAACGTGCGGGGTGAGAGCCTCGAACCGGCCGTGAAAGCGGCGCTGGCAAAGTAG